A window of the Acetobacteraceae bacterium genome harbors these coding sequences:
- a CDS encoding decaprenyl-phosphate phosphoribosyltransferase: MIKIKSMLKLCRPHQWLKSVIVFAAFLLCPWDLTVFCKALIVFFAFSFCSSAIYCINDLLDVAADRQHPRKCMRPIASGRVTPFEAALLAIFLFVSSLALGFWAGRWVDLFLLIYVFNNILYMKYFKHTPVVDVFCISFGFLLRMLAGALGIGLPVSGLILVCTFFLTLFLGFSKRWAEANGQKNNINTRATLKEYKLPLLSVFISVTSAATLMTYGLWTISPDTVRRHHTDLLIYTLPLATFGLFRYIFILYMEKGGEDTARDILKDKPLLFIILLYAGSVAGIMFLSSYFPDAG, encoded by the coding sequence ATGATTAAAATCAAAAGTATGCTAAAGCTTTGTCGTCCACATCAGTGGCTCAAGAGTGTCATTGTTTTTGCGGCATTTCTTTTATGTCCATGGGATTTAACGGTTTTCTGTAAGGCGCTTATCGTCTTTTTTGCATTTAGTTTTTGTTCGAGCGCCATTTATTGTATCAATGATCTTTTAGACGTTGCCGCAGATCGGCAACATCCACGAAAATGCATGCGTCCGATTGCTTCAGGCCGTGTAACACCCTTCGAAGCTGCACTTCTTGCCATTTTCTTGTTTGTTTCTTCTTTGGCTTTGGGGTTTTGGGCTGGAAGATGGGTTGATCTTTTCTTGTTGATCTATGTGTTTAATAATATTTTATACATGAAATATTTTAAACATACGCCTGTTGTTGATGTGTTTTGCATCTCTTTTGGCTTTTTACTTAGAATGCTAGCAGGTGCGCTTGGTATTGGTTTGCCTGTTTCAGGACTTATCTTGGTCTGTACTTTCTTTTTGACACTGTTTTTAGGGTTTTCCAAACGTTGGGCAGAAGCAAACGGACAAAAAAACAATATCAATACCCGTGCGACTTTAAAAGAATATAAACTTCCGCTTCTCTCTGTTTTTATTTCTGTCACCTCAGCTGCAACTTTGATGACATATGGTCTTTGGACGATCTCTCCTGATACCGTTAGACGCCACCATACAGATCTTTTAATTTATACATTGCCTTTGGCAACATTTGGTTTGTTTCGGTATATTTTTATCCTTTATATGGAGAAAGGGGGAGAGGACACTGCGAGAGATATTTTAAAGGATAAACCACTCCTTTTTATTATCTTGTTATATGCTGGCAGTGTGGCTGGAATTATGTTTTTAAGCAGTTATTTTCCAGATGCAGGTTAA
- a CDS encoding flippase-like domain-containing protein, with product MKKQIFKLTLGILIGATFLAILCHHLDISKVWSEIKKVDTYWLSLSLTAIVISFVVRAERWRQILKPINPKISLLASWRIFIIGLAGNVVLPFRLGDFFRGTFFARHLNVPVGALMTSILIEKMCDLVFIVLLGGFALFAVPEVGHAEAFHIGGSMIFLIGAIAITFLFCARWLRRPVMYCAEKVLSPFPVKLSEKLLTIAGHVFMALDFLARPLVMTKVMVLSAITWIFEWMTFVFVAMGISSLHRPLGAMVAMPLATLSTALPGAPAGLGTFDFFAEEAMKLIGNSRDASTAYAFLVHAVILGATVILAVLALLGQDLKAPSSANEEEIS from the coding sequence TAGCGATATTGTGTCATCACTTAGATATTTCCAAAGTGTGGTCTGAAATAAAGAAGGTGGATACCTACTGGCTTTCTTTATCTCTCACTGCCATTGTTATTTCGTTTGTTGTGCGCGCAGAGCGTTGGCGTCAAATTTTAAAGCCTATTAATCCTAAAATTTCATTGCTTGCCAGTTGGCGCATTTTTATCATTGGTCTTGCAGGAAATGTTGTCTTGCCTTTCCGTTTAGGGGACTTTTTCAGAGGAACATTCTTTGCCCGCCACTTAAATGTGCCTGTTGGTGCTTTGATGACAAGTATTCTCATTGAAAAAATGTGTGATCTTGTTTTTATTGTTCTTTTAGGCGGTTTTGCACTTTTTGCTGTTCCAGAGGTAGGGCATGCAGAGGCCTTCCATATCGGCGGCAGCATGATTTTCCTCATTGGTGCGATTGCAATTACTTTCTTATTTTGCGCAAGATGGCTTCGCCGTCCAGTTATGTATTGCGCTGAGAAAGTTCTAAGTCCTTTTCCTGTGAAACTTTCAGAAAAATTATTGACTATTGCAGGGCATGTTTTTATGGCGCTTGATTTTTTAGCGCGTCCTTTGGTGATGACCAAGGTTATGGTTTTATCCGCAATAACGTGGATTTTTGAATGGATGACCTTTGTTTTTGTTGCTATGGGAATCTCTTCACTTCATAGACCTTTGGGAGCGATGGTTGCGATGCCTTTGGCAACATTGTCAACAGCATTGCCAGGTGCGCCAGCGGGTTTGGGAACATTCGATTTTTTTGCTGAAGAAGCGATGAAACTGATTGGTAATTCGCGAGATGCCTCAACAGCCTATGCCTTTTTAGTTCATGCAGTTATTTTAGGTGCAACGGTTATTTTGGCTGTTTTGGCTCTTTTAGGGCAGGATTTAAAAGCCCCATCTTCCGCTAATGAGGAGGAAATTTCATGA